From the genome of Deinococcus aerius, one region includes:
- a CDS encoding LysE family translocator yields the protein MPDPSTLALFVVAALALLLVPGPSVLYIVARSLHQGRRAGLVSALGVQTGGLVHVLAATVGVSALVLSSALLFSAVKVLGAVYLVYLGVRTLLAREEVQGVDLPAPKRLSRVFWQGALVNALNPKTALFFLAFLPQFVNPGRGPVALQTLTLGALFLLLATLSDGTYALLAGTVGKRLQGNHTFARRQKYVTGGVYIALGIGTATAGHG from the coding sequence ATGCCCGACCCGTCCACACTCGCCCTCTTTGTCGTCGCGGCGCTGGCGCTGCTGCTCGTGCCGGGGCCGTCGGTGCTGTACATCGTCGCGCGCAGCCTGCATCAGGGGCGGCGGGCCGGGCTCGTCTCCGCCCTCGGCGTGCAGACGGGCGGCCTGGTCCACGTCCTTGCGGCGACCGTCGGAGTCTCGGCGCTCGTCCTGTCGTCCGCGCTGCTGTTCAGCGCCGTGAAAGTCCTGGGAGCGGTGTATCTCGTGTACCTCGGCGTGCGGACGCTGCTGGCCCGGGAGGAGGTTCAGGGAGTTGACCTTCCCGCGCCCAAGCGGCTGAGCCGGGTGTTCTGGCAGGGGGCGCTGGTGAACGCCCTGAATCCCAAGACCGCCCTCTTCTTCCTGGCCTTTCTCCCGCAGTTCGTGAACCCGGGGCGCGGCCCGGTGGCCCTCCAGACGCTCACCCTCGGCGCGTTGTTCCTGCTGCTGGCCACCCTCAGCGACGGCACCTATGCCCTGCTGGCGGGAACCGTCGGGAAGAGGCTGCAAGGCAACCACACCTTCGCCCGTCGGCAGAAGTACGTGACGGGCGGCGTGTATATCGCGCTGGGGATCGGGACGGCGACCGCCGGGCACGGGTAA
- the purB gene encoding adenylosuccinate lyase translates to MIDRYLTPEMKALWSEASKYRAWLRVELAAMEAQSRHGEVPREAFEALTGRAAADPLDEAFAERVAQIEAVTRHDIVAFTRALTERYGDEARFIHHGLTSTDVVDTAQNLLLDEALHLIEADVRALREVCRTQAVTHKHTPTVGRTHGIHAEPMTFGLKFLNWMATLDRDLQRLHAARERVRVVMLSGSVGTYAHVSPRIEEEVAAAWGWQAAPVTNQTLARDRHAEVLAALAILGTTLEKIAVEIRHLQRSEVREAMEPFSVGQTGSSSMPHKKNPILTENVTGFARMLRGFLVTGLENVALWHERDISHSSAERVILPDATSGASYATRRLTGVLRGLVVFPERMLRNLNDLGGLVFSQRVLHSLIDEKGLSREAAYEIVQRSALRSWETGEGLRDLLRADPENPLTESELDAAFDLNWYLRHVDDIYARFGL, encoded by the coding sequence GTGATCGACCGTTACCTGACCCCCGAGATGAAGGCGCTGTGGAGCGAGGCGAGCAAGTACCGCGCGTGGCTGCGGGTGGAACTCGCCGCGATGGAGGCGCAGTCGCGGCACGGCGAGGTGCCCCGGGAGGCCTTCGAGGCGCTGACGGGCCGCGCCGCCGCCGACCCCCTCGACGAGGCCTTCGCCGAGCGGGTCGCGCAGATCGAGGCGGTCACCCGGCACGACATCGTGGCCTTTACCCGGGCGCTCACCGAGCGGTACGGCGACGAGGCCCGCTTCATCCACCACGGCCTGACGAGCACCGACGTGGTGGACACGGCGCAGAACCTCCTGCTCGACGAGGCGCTGCACCTCATCGAGGCGGACGTGCGGGCGCTGCGCGAGGTCTGCCGCACTCAGGCGGTCACCCACAAGCACACGCCCACGGTCGGGCGCACCCACGGCATCCACGCCGAGCCCATGACCTTCGGGCTGAAGTTCCTGAACTGGATGGCGACGCTCGACCGCGACCTCCAGCGGCTGCACGCGGCCCGCGAGCGGGTGCGGGTGGTGATGCTCTCGGGGTCGGTGGGCACCTACGCGCACGTCTCGCCCCGCATCGAGGAGGAGGTCGCCGCCGCCTGGGGCTGGCAGGCCGCGCCCGTCACCAACCAGACGCTCGCCCGGGATCGGCACGCGGAGGTCCTGGCCGCCCTCGCCATCCTGGGGACCACGCTGGAAAAGATCGCCGTCGAAATCCGCCACCTCCAGCGTTCGGAGGTGCGCGAGGCGATGGAGCCCTTCAGCGTGGGGCAGACGGGCAGTTCCTCCATGCCGCACAAGAAAAACCCGATCCTGACGGAGAACGTGACGGGCTTTGCGCGGATGCTGCGCGGCTTTCTGGTCACCGGGCTGGAGAACGTGGCGCTGTGGCACGAGCGCGACATCAGCCACTCCAGCGCCGAGCGGGTGATCCTGCCCGACGCCACGAGCGGGGCGAGCTACGCCACCCGGCGCCTGACGGGTGTGCTGCGGGGCCTGGTGGTCTTTCCCGAGCGGATGCTGCGCAACCTCAACGACCTGGGCGGCCTGGTGTTCAGCCAGCGCGTCCTGCACAGCCTGATCGACGAGAAGGGTCTGAGCCGCGAGGCGGCGTACGAGATCGTGCAGCGGAGCGCCCTCAGGAGTTGGGAGACGGGCGAGGGCCTGCGCGACCTGCTGCGCGCCGACCCGGAGAATCCGCTGACCGAGTCGGAGTTGGACGCCGCCTTCGACCTGAACTGGTATCTGCGGCACGTGGACGATATCTACGCGCGCTTCGGTCTGTGA
- a CDS encoding inositol monophosphatase family protein, which yields MIDLQQALTVAVEAARSAGAIHLAHLGRDLQIRSKTTYSDLVTEVDGEAEAAIRAVIARVYPDHAVLGEEEGLGGGAADAPFRWIVDPLDGTVNYAHGFPVFCASVALEARGERVVGAVFDPNRQELFTATRGGGAFLNGQPIRVSDTPGLTTPALVSTGFPYDASGGRNLDLVARLLRLGIPIRRPGAAALDLCNVACGRMDAYWEIGLRPWDSAAGSLIVQEAGGTVTDAGGRPDPYGEMIVVTNGKVHAELLALLTEGAA from the coding sequence ATGATTGATCTCCAGCAGGCGCTGACGGTGGCGGTGGAGGCCGCCCGGAGCGCCGGGGCCATTCACCTCGCCCACCTGGGCCGGGACCTCCAGATTCGCAGCAAGACGACCTACAGTGACCTCGTGACCGAGGTGGACGGCGAGGCCGAGGCCGCCATCCGCGCGGTGATTGCCCGGGTCTACCCCGACCACGCCGTGCTGGGCGAGGAGGAGGGGCTGGGGGGCGGCGCGGCGGACGCCCCCTTCCGCTGGATCGTGGACCCCCTCGACGGCACGGTGAATTACGCGCACGGGTTTCCGGTCTTCTGTGCGAGTGTCGCCCTGGAGGCGCGCGGGGAGCGGGTGGTCGGCGCGGTGTTCGATCCCAACCGCCAGGAGCTGTTCACGGCGACACGCGGCGGCGGTGCCTTCCTCAACGGCCAGCCCATCCGCGTCAGCGACACGCCCGGCCTGACCACGCCCGCCCTCGTGTCCACCGGCTTCCCCTACGACGCGAGCGGGGGGCGTAACCTCGACCTCGTCGCCCGGCTGCTGCGGCTGGGCATTCCGATCCGCCGCCCCGGGGCCGCCGCGCTCGACCTGTGCAACGTGGCCTGCGGACGCATGGACGCCTACTGGGAGATCGGCCTGAGGCCCTGGGACAGTGCGGCGGGCAGCCTGATCGTGCAGGAGGCGGGCGGCACGGTGACGGACGCGGGCGGCAGGCCCGACCCCTACGGCGAGATGATCGTCGTCACCAACGGGAAGGTCCACGCGGAACTCCTCGCCCTGCTGACGGAAGGGGCGGCCTGA
- a CDS encoding HAD family hydrolase yields MTVPQPTDPATVLNPERLRGVLLDVDGTLIDSNDAHARAWVEALREEGFERSFGEVRPLIGMGGDQLVPRLTGEDGESEVGKRLTQGWLKHFKPLVPGLRPTRGNRALIEGLRSRGLKVVLATSGEAEIVDSLLKQANLGDLNLDRVSSSEVGSSKPAPDLVQVGLDKLGLPAGAALMVGDTPFDAEAAHGAGVPCALLRCGGDSEEELGRTGALVLNDPQALLEALEGAS; encoded by the coding sequence ATGACCGTCCCCCAGCCCACCGACCCGGCCACCGTCCTGAATCCCGAACGCCTGCGCGGCGTGCTGCTGGACGTGGACGGCACGCTGATCGACTCGAACGACGCCCACGCCCGCGCCTGGGTGGAGGCGCTGCGCGAGGAGGGGTTTGAAAGAAGCTTCGGGGAGGTGCGGCCCCTGATCGGCATGGGCGGCGACCAACTCGTTCCCCGGCTGACGGGCGAGGACGGCGAGAGCGAGGTCGGCAAGCGGCTGACGCAGGGCTGGCTGAAGCACTTCAAGCCGCTCGTTCCGGGATTGCGGCCCACGCGCGGGAACCGGGCATTGATTGAGGGGTTGCGCTCCCGTGGCTTGAAAGTGGTCCTCGCCACGAGCGGTGAGGCGGAGATCGTGGACAGCCTGCTCAAGCAGGCGAACCTGGGTGATCTGAACCTCGACCGGGTGAGCAGCAGCGAGGTCGGGAGCAGCAAGCCGGCGCCCGATCTCGTGCAAGTGGGGCTGGACAAGCTGGGCCTGCCTGCCGGGGCCGCGCTGATGGTCGGCGACACCCCCTTCGACGCCGAGGCCGCGCACGGGGCGGGCGTGCCCTGCGCCCTGCTGCGCTGCGGCGGCGACAGCGAGGAGGAGCTGGGGCGAACGGGCGCCCTCGTCCTCAACGATCCACAGGCGTTGCTGGAGGCGCTGGAGGGGGCGTCCTAA
- a CDS encoding SDR family NAD(P)-dependent oxidoreductase, producing the protein MTRQRQGRNGQPNPSPAAPPGGTVVVTGAARGIGRAIAELYVERGHTVLSVDLNLPPALRGQARVKADVGTAAGRERILRAARELGKVDVLVNNAAFQDAPGGVLEVSERGWSRTLVVNLTAPLMLTRILIDLIPRGGAVVNVASVQGLFAEQGNAAYNASKGGLVNLTRAAALDLAPRGIRVNAVAPGAIATEAVLGAIASSENPEQTRRDYEDLHALRRLGEPREVAQTVYFLGSAEASFLTGAIVPVDGGMTASFMMAGRPV; encoded by the coding sequence ATGACGCGCCAACGCCAGGGCAGAAACGGGCAGCCGAACCCTTCACCCGCCGCTCCGCCGGGTGGAACGGTCGTCGTCACGGGGGCGGCGCGGGGCATCGGGCGGGCCATCGCGGAGCTGTACGTCGAGCGCGGGCACACCGTCCTCAGCGTGGACCTCAACCTGCCGCCCGCCCTGCGGGGCCAGGCCCGGGTGAAGGCTGACGTGGGCACCGCCGCAGGCCGCGAGCGCATCCTCCGGGCGGCCCGCGAACTCGGAAAGGTGGATGTCCTCGTGAACAACGCCGCCTTTCAGGACGCGCCCGGCGGCGTGCTGGAGGTCAGCGAGCGCGGCTGGAGCCGCACCCTGGTCGTGAACCTCACCGCGCCGCTGATGCTCACCCGCATCCTGATCGACCTCATCCCGCGCGGCGGGGCGGTCGTGAATGTCGCCAGCGTGCAGGGCCTCTTCGCCGAGCAGGGGAACGCCGCCTACAACGCCAGCAAGGGCGGGCTGGTCAACCTCACCCGCGCGGCGGCCCTCGACCTCGCCCCGCGCGGCATCCGCGTCAACGCCGTCGCCCCCGGGGCCATCGCCACGGAGGCCGTCCTCGGCGCCATCGCGTCCAGCGAGAACCCCGAGCAGACCCGCCGCGACTACGAGGACCTCCACGCCCTGCGCCGCCTGGGCGAACCGCGCGAGGTCGCGCAGACGGTCTATTTCCTGGGCAGCGCCGAGGCGAGCTTCCTGACGGGCGCCATCGTGCCGGTGGATGGGGGAATGACGGCGAGCTTCATGATGGCGGGGAGGCCGGTGTAG
- a CDS encoding disulfide bond formation protein B encodes MTRDNRLYLAWVVALAATLGSLWFSEVRGFVPCVLCWFQRVAMYPLALLLGLAALRGDLGIRAYALPLAAVGWVIALIQNLEDWGVIPTLRVCNARNAVPCDVHWPVWGGPLANLNSVLTIPVLALIAFTLILGLLSWGRKRA; translated from the coding sequence GTGACCCGCGACAATCGCCTGTACCTCGCCTGGGTCGTCGCGCTGGCCGCCACCCTGGGCAGCCTGTGGTTCAGCGAGGTGCGGGGCTTTGTGCCGTGCGTGCTGTGCTGGTTTCAGCGCGTCGCCATGTACCCGCTCGCGCTGCTGCTCGGTCTAGCGGCCCTGCGCGGCGACCTGGGCATCCGCGCCTACGCCCTGCCGCTCGCCGCCGTGGGCTGGGTCATCGCCCTGATTCAGAATCTGGAGGACTGGGGCGTGATCCCGACCCTGCGGGTGTGCAACGCCCGCAACGCCGTGCCCTGCGATGTCCACTGGCCGGTGTGGGGCGGCCCGCTCGCCAACCTGAATTCGGTGCTGACGATTCCGGTTCTCGCCCTGATCGCCTTCACGCTGATTCTGGGCCTGCTGAGCTGGGGGCGGAAGCGGGCGTAG
- a CDS encoding DsbA family protein produces MTRLQGSNQNRTVLVIGTLIAAALIALALFAVRGKSSGDGKSVSFNLDGQPVLGKANAPVTLVVFEDFKCPNCKRFEEEFLPEIRSKYIDTGKARLVSLNFPFIAQNNQLPVDDSKLAAQAAECAFVQGGNDAYERMKAILFRAQGPENEVWASKSRLKELAGSVDGLDQTKFNTCIDNDETAAAVDADERQAEQAGVTGTPSIYVNGKLVQSYDAATVGAAIDAASGS; encoded by the coding sequence GTGACCAGACTTCAGGGAAGCAACCAGAACCGCACGGTGCTGGTGATCGGCACCCTCATCGCCGCCGCGCTGATCGCCCTCGCCCTATTCGCGGTGCGCGGAAAGTCCAGCGGGGACGGGAAGAGCGTCAGCTTCAACCTGGACGGCCAGCCGGTGCTGGGGAAGGCGAACGCACCCGTCACGCTCGTCGTGTTCGAGGACTTCAAGTGCCCCAACTGCAAGCGGTTCGAGGAGGAGTTCCTGCCCGAGATCCGCTCGAAGTACATCGACACCGGCAAGGCGCGGCTGGTGTCCCTCAACTTCCCCTTCATCGCCCAGAACAACCAGCTTCCGGTGGATGACAGCAAGCTCGCCGCGCAGGCCGCCGAGTGCGCCTTCGTTCAGGGTGGCAATGACGCCTACGAACGCATGAAGGCCATCCTCTTCCGCGCGCAGGGGCCCGAGAACGAGGTCTGGGCCTCCAAGTCGCGCCTCAAGGAACTGGCGGGCAGCGTGGACGGCCTAGACCAAACGAAGTTCAACACCTGCATCGACAACGACGAGACCGCCGCCGCTGTGGACGCCGACGAGAGGCAGGCGGAACAGGCGGGCGTGACCGGCACCCCCTCCATCTATGTGAACGGCAAGCTGGTGCAGAGCTACGACGCCGCGACCGTGGGGGCCGCCATCGACGCCGCCTCGGGGAGCTGA
- the uvrA gene encoding excinuclease ABC subunit UvrA has protein sequence MSLQNQNLVVRGAREHNLKNVTVELPRDKFVVITGVSGSGKSTLAFDTIYAEGQRRYVESLSAYARQFLGLMEKPDVESIEGLSPAISIDQKTTSHNPRSTVGTVTEIHDYLRLLYARIGTPYCPICGRKIEKQSPSEITDRLLSQFADARAILLAPVVRGRKGEYRKLLGDLRREGFARVRVDGTLYELEEAEKLKLEKFEKHDVDVVVDRVTLRESDRSRIAESVELGLRRGEGLLRVLMPDTGAEELYSEKFACPEHGSVLEELEPRSFSFNSPYGACGDCAGLGHKNEFAPELVVDEKLSIAEGAILPWSKKGTGGGVYYWDKLKALAEHMEFDLKTPWRDLPEKAKKAILEGPGEPFEVVYRRGGKETMRFMTEFEGVIPNLERRYADTESEFMREKLEELMELRPCPTCGGTRYKPEILAVRVGGLNISQASGMSVLESDAFFRGLQDGTLNHEAIEPHLEGHLGGTAKAAPPRRYEYALNEFGAAVGAPILKAIRTRLKFLVDVGLDYLSLDRTANTLSGGEAQRIRLATQVGSGLTGVLYVLDEPSIGLHPKDNGRLIGTLKNLRDLGNTLIVVEHDEDTMLEADYLVDMGPGAGVHGGEIVAVGTPEEVRENPDSLTGKYLRGDLKIEVPATRRRGNGKKLKVFGAREHNLRDVDIEIPLGTMTVVTGPSGSGKSTLIHDIVHATLARELNGAKTNPGRYDRIEGMEYLDKVIEIDQSPIGRTPRSNPATYTGVFTEIRDLFTRTPEARRRGYQAGRFSFNVKGGRCEHCKGDGVMKIEMNFLPDIYVPCEVCKGARYNRETLEVKYNGKTISEVLDLTVEDARTFFENIPGIEKKMSLLCDVGLGYMRIGQPSTTLSGGEAQRIKLASELSKRATGKTIYILDEPTTGLHFEDVRKLMEVLNRLAEGGNTLVVIEHNLDVMKCADHIIDLGPEGGVRGGTVVATGTPEQLAAHPTSYTGEYLRRVPGIVPAGAEDREMVGAAATKKTRTKKAVGA, from the coding sequence TCGGGCAGCGGCAAGAGCACGCTGGCCTTCGACACGATCTATGCCGAGGGCCAGCGCCGCTACGTCGAGTCCCTGAGCGCCTACGCCCGGCAGTTCCTCGGCCTGATGGAAAAGCCGGACGTGGAGAGCATCGAGGGCCTCTCCCCCGCCATCTCCATCGACCAGAAGACGACGAGCCACAACCCGCGAAGCACGGTCGGCACCGTCACCGAGATTCACGACTACCTGCGCCTGCTGTACGCCCGCATCGGCACTCCGTACTGCCCGATCTGCGGGCGCAAGATCGAGAAGCAGTCGCCGAGCGAGATCACCGACCGGCTGCTGAGCCAGTTCGCGGACGCCCGCGCCATCCTGCTCGCCCCGGTCGTGCGCGGGCGCAAGGGCGAGTACCGCAAGCTGTTGGGCGACCTGCGCCGCGAGGGCTTCGCCCGCGTGCGGGTGGACGGCACCCTCTACGAACTCGAAGAAGCTGAGAAGCTCAAGCTGGAGAAGTTCGAGAAGCACGACGTGGACGTGGTCGTGGACCGCGTGACCCTGAGGGAAAGCGACCGCAGCCGCATCGCGGAGAGTGTGGAACTCGGCCTGCGGCGTGGCGAGGGCCTGTTGCGGGTCCTGATGCCCGACACCGGCGCCGAGGAGCTGTACTCCGAGAAGTTCGCCTGCCCAGAACACGGGAGCGTGCTGGAGGAGTTGGAACCCCGCTCCTTCTCCTTCAACTCACCCTACGGGGCCTGCGGCGACTGCGCGGGTCTGGGGCACAAGAACGAGTTTGCCCCCGAACTCGTGGTGGACGAGAAGCTCAGCATCGCCGAGGGCGCCATCCTCCCGTGGAGCAAGAAGGGCACGGGCGGCGGCGTCTACTACTGGGACAAGCTCAAGGCGCTCGCCGAGCATATGGAGTTTGACCTCAAGACCCCGTGGCGCGACCTGCCGGAGAAGGCGAAGAAGGCGATTCTGGAGGGGCCGGGCGAGCCCTTCGAGGTCGTCTACCGCCGGGGCGGGAAGGAAACCATGCGCTTCATGACCGAGTTCGAGGGCGTCATTCCGAACCTGGAGCGGCGCTACGCGGACACGGAGTCGGAGTTCATGCGCGAGAAGCTGGAGGAACTGATGGAACTCCGGCCCTGCCCGACCTGCGGCGGCACCCGCTACAAGCCCGAGATCCTGGCGGTGCGGGTGGGTGGCCTGAACATCTCGCAGGCGAGCGGCATGAGCGTGCTGGAGTCGGACGCCTTCTTCCGGGGCCTCCAGGACGGGACGCTCAACCATGAGGCCATTGAGCCCCACCTCGAAGGCCACCTCGGCGGCACCGCGAAGGCCGCTCCCCCCCGCCGCTACGAGTACGCGCTGAACGAGTTCGGGGCGGCGGTGGGAGCGCCCATCCTCAAGGCCATCCGCACCCGGTTGAAGTTCCTGGTGGACGTGGGGCTGGACTACCTCAGCCTCGACCGCACGGCGAACACGCTCTCCGGCGGGGAGGCGCAGCGCATCCGCCTCGCCACCCAGGTCGGCTCGGGGCTGACGGGCGTGCTGTACGTCCTCGACGAGCCCTCCATCGGCCTGCACCCCAAGGACAACGGGCGGCTGATCGGCACCCTGAAGAACCTGCGCGACCTGGGCAACACGCTGATCGTCGTCGAGCACGACGAGGACACCATGCTGGAGGCCGACTACCTCGTGGACATGGGGCCGGGGGCGGGCGTCCACGGCGGCGAGATCGTGGCGGTCGGCACGCCGGAGGAGGTGCGGGAGAACCCGGACAGCCTGACCGGCAAGTACCTGCGCGGCGACCTCAAGATCGAGGTGCCCGCCACCCGTCGCCGCGGGAACGGGAAGAAGCTCAAGGTCTTCGGTGCCCGCGAGCACAACCTGAGGGACGTGGACATCGAGATTCCGCTGGGCACGATGACGGTCGTGACCGGGCCGAGCGGCAGCGGCAAGTCCACCCTGATCCACGACATCGTTCACGCCACCCTCGCCCGCGAGCTGAACGGGGCGAAGACGAACCCGGGCCGCTACGACCGCATCGAGGGCATGGAATACCTCGACAAGGTCATCGAGATCGACCAGAGCCCCATCGGGCGCACGCCGCGCTCCAACCCGGCGACGTACACTGGCGTGTTCACCGAGATCCGCGACCTCTTCACCCGGACGCCCGAGGCGCGGCGGCGGGGCTACCAGGCGGGCCGCTTCTCCTTCAACGTGAAGGGCGGGCGCTGCGAACACTGCAAGGGCGACGGGGTGATGAAGATCGAGATGAACTTCCTGCCCGACATCTACGTGCCGTGCGAGGTCTGCAAGGGCGCCCGCTACAACCGCGAGACGCTGGAAGTCAAGTACAACGGCAAGACCATCAGCGAGGTGCTGGACCTGACCGTGGAGGACGCCCGCACCTTCTTCGAGAACATCCCCGGTATCGAGAAGAAGATGAGCCTGCTGTGCGACGTGGGCCTGGGCTACATGCGGATCGGGCAGCCCAGCACGACCCTTTCCGGCGGCGAGGCGCAGCGGATCAAGCTCGCGTCCGAACTGTCCAAGCGGGCGACCGGCAAGACGATCTACATCCTCGACGAGCCGACGACGGGCCTGCACTTCGAGGACGTGCGGAAGCTGATGGAGGTCCTGAACCGCCTGGCCGAGGGCGGCAACACCCTCGTCGTGATCGAGCATAATCTCGACGTGATGAAGTGCGCCGACCACATCATCGACCTGGGGCCGGAGGGCGGCGTGCGGGGCGGCACGGTCGTCGCTACCGGGACGCCCGAGCAGCTTGCCGCGCACCCCACGAGCTACACGGGCGAGTACCTGCGCCGGGTGCCGGGGATCGTGCCCGCCGGGGCTGAGGACCGCGAGATGGTCGGCGCGGCGGCGACGAAGAAGACCCGGACGAAGAAGGCGGTCGGGGCGTGA